From Streptomyces sp. NBC_01426, a single genomic window includes:
- a CDS encoding thioesterase II family protein, with the protein MANDWFRRFGPASDSDTRLFCFPHAGGAASAYLALSQELTPEFDVLSVQYPGRQDRRMEPAVDDIGRLVTALADELAAGSTLGPGRRGDDRPYAFFGHSMGAVLAYELTRELDRRGLPAPERLFLSGRFAPTPLGSASDRLDTDEKVIAMIRTLGGTVGKVFDDPDLLEMVMPPLRADYKAIGSYAWQPGRPLDVPFTVLVGDRDPVVPVEDAAAWRVHTAAGSDVRILPGGHFYLDHSVPQVAAVIRAALHRRGASALGAA; encoded by the coding sequence ATGGCCAATGACTGGTTCCGGCGGTTCGGCCCCGCGTCCGACAGCGACACGCGCCTGTTCTGCTTTCCGCACGCGGGCGGCGCGGCCAGCGCCTACCTCGCGCTGTCACAGGAGCTGACCCCCGAGTTCGACGTCCTGTCCGTGCAGTACCCCGGCCGTCAGGACCGCCGGATGGAACCCGCCGTCGACGACATAGGCCGGCTCGTCACCGCGCTCGCCGACGAACTCGCCGCCGGCTCGACCCTCGGGCCCGGCCGCCGGGGCGACGATCGCCCGTACGCTTTCTTCGGGCACAGCATGGGCGCCGTGCTCGCGTACGAGCTGACCCGCGAACTCGACCGGCGCGGACTGCCCGCCCCCGAGCGGCTGTTCCTGTCCGGCCGGTTCGCCCCGACCCCGCTCGGCAGCGCCAGCGACCGGCTGGACACCGACGAGAAGGTGATCGCGATGATCCGCACGCTCGGCGGGACGGTCGGGAAGGTCTTCGACGACCCCGACCTGTTGGAGATGGTCATGCCGCCCCTGCGCGCCGACTACAAGGCCATCGGTTCCTACGCCTGGCAGCCCGGCCGCCCCCTCGACGTGCCCTTCACCGTGCTCGTCGGCGACCGCGACCCCGTCGTCCCCGTCGAGGACGCCGCCGCCTGGCGGGTGCACACCGCCGCGGGCAGCGACGTACGGATCCTGCCCGGCGGGCACTTCTACCTCGACCACAGCGTCCCGCAGGTGGCCGCCGTCATCCGCGCCGCACTCCACCGCCGCGGCGCGAGCGCGTTGGGGGCCGCCTGA
- a CDS encoding APC family permease → MSSTETEPRQLSRGQIVGLAVASMIPAVGLAAVPALMFVSAGNGSWLSALLSAAVTTFVGLSVVTFARRHVANGSLYSYLSLVFGPWARLVAAAALLLGYAAMIAGITMVIGVYVGSFLLSRGYAAGLEVPAQLAVYAVALLIAVLFARRGVDLSVKAAVVLMAVAIPVVGVVVVAGAGTTGLHLAEQLSFEGGFSFSGVFQGMAAGATFLMGFESCAALARETKDPKRDVPFAVLGIPVLLGVVYLVATVLQVPGLFAAADDLAAGMSPAAALALNAGLGETFASATDLVLAVATFAGLIGFVNFGSRFVATLSDDGLLPRRVGRAHPEHGSPTVAVTVLAVIGFAVLAVAVLAYPDSLLSVYSALATLIVYLWVFPYVLICAAHVVLLVRERAVKPLSYLTAVLGATAMGWVYLNGWVNPPASPVDAMSYVALVLIGVTVPALAWARRSALRSAGEVSGAREVGEVRAPAAERLPDSARA, encoded by the coding sequence ATGTCCAGCACGGAAACGGAACCCCGGCAACTGTCCCGGGGTCAGATCGTCGGTCTGGCCGTCGCCAGTATGATTCCCGCGGTGGGTCTGGCCGCGGTGCCCGCCCTGATGTTCGTCTCGGCCGGGAACGGCAGTTGGCTGTCCGCCCTGCTGTCGGCCGCGGTGACCACGTTCGTCGGCCTGTCGGTCGTCACCTTCGCGCGCCGGCACGTCGCCAACGGCTCGCTGTACTCCTACCTTTCGCTGGTCTTCGGCCCGTGGGCCCGGCTGGTGGCCGCCGCGGCGCTGCTGCTGGGCTACGCGGCGATGATCGCCGGCATCACGATGGTCATCGGGGTGTACGTCGGCAGCTTCCTGCTGTCGCGGGGGTACGCGGCCGGCCTGGAGGTGCCGGCGCAGCTCGCGGTGTACGCGGTGGCGCTGCTGATCGCGGTGTTGTTCGCGCGGCGCGGCGTCGACCTGTCGGTGAAGGCGGCGGTGGTGTTGATGGCCGTGGCGATCCCGGTGGTCGGGGTGGTCGTGGTGGCCGGCGCGGGTACGACCGGACTGCACCTGGCGGAGCAGTTGTCCTTCGAGGGCGGGTTCTCGTTCAGCGGGGTCTTCCAGGGCATGGCGGCCGGGGCGACGTTCCTGATGGGTTTCGAGAGCTGCGCCGCGTTGGCGCGGGAGACGAAGGATCCCAAGCGGGACGTGCCGTTCGCGGTGCTGGGCATTCCGGTGCTGCTCGGTGTGGTGTACCTGGTGGCGACGGTGCTCCAGGTACCGGGGCTGTTCGCGGCGGCGGACGACCTGGCGGCGGGCATGTCGCCCGCGGCCGCGCTGGCGTTGAACGCGGGATTGGGCGAGACCTTCGCGAGCGCCACCGACCTGGTGCTGGCGGTGGCGACCTTCGCGGGTCTCATCGGGTTCGTGAACTTCGGGTCGCGGTTCGTGGCGACGCTCTCGGACGACGGTCTGTTGCCGCGCCGGGTGGGGCGCGCGCACCCCGAGCACGGGTCGCCGACCGTCGCCGTGACCGTCCTGGCGGTCATCGGCTTCGCGGTGCTGGCGGTCGCCGTGCTCGCCTATCCGGACTCGCTGCTGTCGGTGTACTCGGCGCTGGCCACGCTGATCGTCTACCTGTGGGTGTTCCCTTACGTGCTGATCTGCGCGGCGCACGTGGTGCTGCTGGTGCGCGAGCGGGCGGTGAAACCGCTGTCGTACCTGACGGCGGTGCTCGGGGCGACGGCGATGGGCTGGGTGTACCTCAACGGGTGGGTCAACCCGCCCGCCTCGCCGGTGGACGCCATGTCGTACGTGGCGCTGGTGCTGATCGGGGTGACCGTGCCCGCCCTGGCGTGGGCGCGGCGCAGTGCGCTGCGGTCGGCGGGGGAGGTTTCCGGGGCGCGGGAGGTCGGGGAGGTCCGCGCCCCGGCGGCGGAGCGCCTGCCGGACTCGGCGCGCGCCTGA
- a CDS encoding SDR family oxidoreductase has protein sequence MTALTNKTALVTGGSRGIGRAIAQRLGKEGALVALTYSSDEAAAKETVNSIEAAGGRAFAFRSALGVAGDADALWAAFDEQIGAHSDTAGLDILVNNAGIAGPGLIHEVSEADYDKVFAINAKAPFFIIQKGLDRLRDGGRIINISSGVTKVAFPGMTSYAASKGAIEVLTLTLAQTLGSRQITVNAVSPGTIETDIHPWMAIPEAKAQAAAFSVFNRVGQPGDVADVVSFLASDDARWVTGQNIDVSGGSGLGI, from the coding sequence ATGACTGCCCTCACGAACAAGACTGCTCTGGTCACCGGTGGCAGCCGGGGCATCGGCCGCGCCATCGCCCAGCGCCTGGGCAAGGAGGGTGCGCTCGTCGCGCTCACCTACTCGAGCGACGAGGCCGCCGCGAAGGAGACGGTGAACTCGATCGAGGCCGCGGGCGGCCGTGCCTTCGCCTTCCGCTCCGCGCTCGGTGTCGCCGGTGACGCCGACGCCCTGTGGGCCGCCTTCGACGAGCAGATCGGCGCGCACTCCGACACCGCGGGCCTGGACATCCTGGTGAACAACGCGGGGATCGCGGGTCCGGGTCTGATCCACGAGGTGTCGGAGGCCGACTACGACAAGGTCTTCGCCATCAACGCCAAGGCCCCCTTCTTCATCATCCAGAAGGGCCTGGACCGCCTGCGCGACGGCGGCCGCATCATCAACATCTCCTCCGGCGTCACCAAGGTCGCCTTCCCCGGCATGACCTCCTACGCCGCCAGCAAGGGCGCCATCGAGGTCCTCACCCTCACCCTCGCCCAGACCCTCGGCAGCCGCCAGATCACCGTCAACGCCGTCTCCCCCGGCACCATCGAAACCGACATCCACCCCTGGATGGCCATCCCCGAGGCCAAGGCCCAGGCCGCCGCCTTCTCGGTCTTCAACCGCGTCGGACAGCCGGGCGACGTCGCCGACGTCGTCTCCTTCCTCGCCTCCGACGACGCCCGCTGGGTCACCGGCCAGAACATCGACGTCAGCGGCGGATCCGGCCTCGGCATCTGA
- the ltrA gene encoding group II intron reverse transcriptase/maturase — translation MATRLSPEAANGPSNVNGRSPRSEWAKAEENVRRLRQRIFRAAQEGDLKKVRNLQKLMLRSHSNLAVSVRRVTQKSHGKRTAGIDGETALTALERRRLTKELTSDRGLDAKPVKRVYIPKSSGKMRPLGIPVIRDRVNQARAKNALEPEWEARFEARSYGFRPGRSCHDAISTIHTVTSGKRTKRLWVLDADLAAAFDRIDHERLLAAIGSFPGREMIRRWLRAGVMENQKLTATDEGTPQGGVISPLLLNIALHGMTEAAGATERVTRTDPTAPTLIRYADDFVALCVTKEEALMVKERLSKWLEPKGLAFNEEKTRVVHLSEGFDFLGFNIQRMRNGKVIIRPSRDAVKRLIRTLKERIRSMDGWETIALIGKLNPTIRGWATYYRGVVSSNIFATLDSYVFQRLWMWAMRRHRNKGRLWRIAHYWGEFNLHRRDRWVFGDRKTGAYLIKFSWTKIVRHKLVTGRASKDDPSLSAYWASRSRRRKHPDADGKRNIGLAVRQKGLCPRCGLDLIEGAEFEPQDVREWVQWFSASAKQLHVHHIVYRRDGGSNDRLNLELIHADCHRELHARGNRRTPIARASQPA, via the coding sequence ATGGCAACTCGACTGTCGCCAGAGGCGGCGAACGGACCCTCGAACGTGAACGGCCGGTCACCCAGATCCGAATGGGCGAAGGCCGAGGAGAACGTAAGGCGACTTCGACAGCGCATCTTTAGAGCCGCGCAAGAAGGTGACCTCAAGAAGGTACGAAACCTTCAAAAGCTCATGCTGCGTTCGCACTCAAACCTCGCCGTAAGTGTGCGGCGAGTGACGCAGAAGAGCCATGGGAAGAGGACGGCGGGCATTGATGGCGAGACCGCTCTTACCGCTTTGGAACGACGGCGCCTCACCAAGGAGCTCACTTCCGACAGGGGTCTCGATGCCAAGCCCGTCAAGCGTGTATACATTCCGAAGTCAAGCGGCAAAATGCGCCCTCTAGGAATCCCGGTTATCAGGGATCGAGTGAACCAGGCCAGAGCGAAGAATGCCCTGGAACCTGAGTGGGAGGCTCGCTTCGAAGCGAGAAGCTACGGCTTCCGCCCAGGGCGGAGTTGCCACGACGCCATCAGTACCATCCACACAGTCACCTCGGGAAAACGTACGAAACGGCTGTGGGTACTGGACGCGGACCTGGCAGCGGCCTTTGACCGCATTGATCATGAACGCCTCCTTGCGGCCATCGGATCGTTCCCCGGACGGGAAATGATCCGCCGATGGTTGAGAGCCGGAGTGATGGAGAACCAGAAGCTAACGGCAACCGATGAGGGGACGCCCCAAGGAGGTGTGATCAGTCCCCTTCTCCTGAACATCGCTCTACACGGAATGACAGAAGCGGCAGGAGCAACGGAAAGGGTAACTCGTACCGATCCGACTGCCCCAACTTTGATTCGGTACGCTGACGACTTCGTCGCGCTCTGTGTGACGAAGGAAGAAGCACTAATGGTGAAAGAACGCCTTTCCAAGTGGCTTGAGCCCAAGGGTCTGGCCTTTAATGAGGAAAAGACCCGAGTGGTCCACCTCAGTGAAGGATTCGACTTCCTCGGGTTCAACATCCAGCGCATGCGCAACGGGAAGGTGATCATTCGGCCGAGTCGAGACGCCGTTAAACGACTCATCCGGACTCTCAAGGAACGCATCCGAAGTATGGACGGTTGGGAGACCATAGCCCTAATCGGCAAGCTCAACCCAACTATCCGAGGATGGGCTACCTACTACCGGGGAGTCGTCTCCAGTAACATCTTCGCAACGCTGGATTCCTACGTTTTCCAGCGACTCTGGATGTGGGCCATGCGAAGACACCGAAATAAGGGGCGACTATGGAGGATCGCCCACTATTGGGGGGAATTCAACCTTCACAGGCGAGACAGATGGGTATTCGGCGATCGCAAGACCGGCGCATACCTCATCAAGTTCAGTTGGACCAAAATTGTAAGACATAAGCTGGTCACGGGCCGGGCCTCCAAGGACGACCCGAGTTTGTCTGCATACTGGGCCAGCAGATCCCGACGTCGCAAACATCCTGATGCTGACGGAAAGCGAAACATCGGGCTGGCGGTGCGGCAGAAGGGACTCTGCCCGAGGTGTGGGCTGGACCTGATCGAAGGCGCCGAGTTCGAACCGCAGGACGTACGTGAGTGGGTCCAATGGTTCTCAGCCTCGGCGAAACAACTACACGTGCACCACATCGTGTACCGACGTGACGGCGGCTCAAACGACAGGTTGAATCTGGAGCTGATTCACGCAGACTGCCATCGGGAACTCCACGCCCGGGGCAACCGTAGGACACCTATTGCGCGGGCCTCGCAGCCCGCTTGA
- a CDS encoding FAD-binding oxidoreductase, translating into MTGVSRRVFMRHTAAAGGAALALPALGGWAGEAFAAEPTAAAGIATTSLVTVAPSDPRYASLVAGANGRWVGTPDYVLVASTADQVVQAVQETLDRGVRFAVRSGGHCYEDFTSNANIRVLIDISAMTGVAHDASRRAVAVEAGAQLGSVYETLYNTWGVTIPGGTCPTVSVGGHIPGGGYGPLARSHGVTVDHLYAVEVVHVDSAGVARKVVATRDANDPNRELWWAHTGAGGGNYGIVTRYWFRSPNTTSTDPALFLPKAPRELIISEVAFSWTGMTEAAFTRLLHNFTKWHEDNSSATSPYAKLFSAIKPRHKLAGEFLMSSQIDSALPNADQLLDDYLAAIVAGTGLTYRVDTRRRVDWLYNVLHWPGLGGSGFEGKGRFKAKSSYLRKTMPAAQIKAFYKHLTRNDYTNSAALVEIAGYGAAANVPATSATATAQRDSIIKMLFVNLWATPAEDAANLAWIREFYRDVHAATGGVPRPGVVNDGAFINYADADLADSTLNTSGIAWHHLYFKDGYCRLQAAKNQWDPRNVFRHTLSIRLP; encoded by the coding sequence CCGACGGCCGCCGCCGGCATCGCCACGACCTCCCTGGTCACGGTGGCGCCGTCCGACCCGCGCTACGCGAGCCTGGTCGCGGGGGCCAACGGCCGCTGGGTCGGCACCCCCGACTACGTGCTGGTCGCGAGCACGGCGGACCAGGTGGTCCAGGCGGTGCAGGAGACCCTCGACCGCGGGGTCCGGTTCGCCGTCCGCAGCGGTGGCCACTGCTACGAGGACTTCACGAGCAACGCCAACATCCGCGTCCTCATCGACATCTCGGCGATGACCGGCGTGGCCCACGACGCGAGCCGTCGCGCCGTCGCGGTCGAGGCCGGCGCCCAGCTCGGCAGCGTGTACGAGACCCTCTACAACACCTGGGGCGTCACCATCCCCGGTGGCACCTGCCCGACGGTTTCCGTCGGCGGTCACATACCGGGCGGCGGGTACGGTCCGCTGGCCCGCTCCCACGGAGTCACCGTCGACCACCTGTACGCCGTCGAGGTCGTGCACGTGGACAGCGCGGGCGTCGCCCGCAAGGTCGTGGCCACCCGCGACGCGAACGACCCGAACCGCGAACTGTGGTGGGCGCACACCGGAGCGGGCGGCGGCAACTACGGCATCGTCACCCGCTACTGGTTCCGCAGCCCCAACACCACGTCCACCGACCCGGCCCTGTTCCTGCCCAAGGCGCCGCGCGAGCTGATCATCTCCGAGGTCGCCTTCTCCTGGACCGGCATGACCGAGGCCGCGTTCACCCGGCTCCTGCACAACTTCACGAAGTGGCACGAGGACAACTCCTCGGCCACCTCCCCGTACGCCAAGCTCTTCAGCGCGATCAAGCCGCGGCACAAGCTGGCCGGCGAGTTCCTGATGAGCTCGCAGATCGACTCGGCCCTGCCCAACGCCGACCAGCTCCTCGACGACTACCTCGCCGCGATCGTCGCCGGCACGGGCCTGACGTACCGGGTGGACACCCGCCGGCGCGTCGACTGGCTGTACAACGTCCTGCACTGGCCGGGTCTCGGCGGCTCCGGCTTCGAGGGCAAGGGCCGCTTCAAGGCCAAGTCCTCCTACCTGCGCAAGACCATGCCCGCCGCGCAGATCAAGGCGTTCTACAAGCACCTCACGCGCAACGACTACACCAACTCCGCGGCCCTCGTGGAGATCGCCGGCTACGGCGCCGCGGCCAACGTGCCGGCCACCTCGGCGACCGCCACCGCACAGCGCGACTCGATCATCAAGATGCTGTTCGTCAACCTCTGGGCCACCCCGGCCGAGGACGCCGCGAACCTCGCCTGGATCCGGGAGTTCTACCGCGACGTCCACGCCGCGACCGGCGGTGTCCCCCGCCCGGGCGTGGTCAACGACGGCGCGTTCATCAACTACGCCGACGCCGACCTGGCCGACTCGACCCTGAACACCTCGGGGATCGCCTGGCACCACCTGTACTTCAAGGACGGCTACTGCCGCCTGCAGGCGGCGAAGAACCAGTGGGACCCGCGGAACGTGTTCCGCCACACCCTGTCGATCAGACTGCCCTGA
- a CDS encoding restriction endonuclease — MTRRPPARRRKRGGSARRRRSGHPNGLWLLGGLAAVIAFSLVMALLSWLAAHPWVLILILVTAVGVGWLWLRRRQEAARWEQVRSRGLRYAVEHLDGLHYDDFEFAVRDLMHRDGCADAQKVGGRGDNGADVKATDPYGRRWVIQCKHRVRHEVALLSGRR, encoded by the coding sequence GTGACCCGTCGCCCGCCCGCGAGGCGGCGCAAGCGGGGTGGCAGCGCACGGCGTCGCAGGAGCGGCCACCCGAACGGGCTGTGGCTGCTCGGCGGCCTGGCGGCCGTGATCGCCTTCAGCCTGGTCATGGCCCTCCTGTCATGGCTGGCCGCCCACCCGTGGGTGCTGATCCTGATCCTGGTCACAGCGGTCGGCGTCGGATGGCTCTGGCTGCGACGGCGCCAGGAGGCGGCCCGATGGGAACAAGTGCGGTCCCGGGGGCTGCGCTACGCCGTCGAGCACCTCGACGGCCTCCACTACGACGACTTCGAGTTCGCCGTACGGGACCTCATGCACCGCGACGGCTGCGCCGACGCCCAGAAGGTCGGCGGACGGGGCGACAACGGCGCGGACGTGAAAGCCACCGACCCCTACGGCCGCCGCTGGGTGATCCAGTGCAAGCACCGCGTGCGACACGAAGTCGCACTACTCAGCGGGCGGAGATAA
- a CDS encoding metallophosphoesterase family protein → MPTGPGRLLAISDLHVRHDENKKVVDGLRPETEHDWLLLAGDVSESTVDFEETLRLLSDRFAKVIWAPGNHELWTTAADPVQLRGQARYDHLVAICRRLGVTTPEDPYPVWEGAGGPVAIAPLFLLYDYTFRPAGARTRQEAMDIAERAGVVCTDEFYLHPDPYPSRQAWSRARVAHTAARLAEIPDHLPTVLVNHYPLVREPTRVLRFPEFALWCGTEATEDWPVRFRAAAVVYGHLHIPRLIHQDGIPHHEVSLGYPREWKQRATAPAGAVRILAERT, encoded by the coding sequence ATGCCGACCGGCCCCGGCAGGCTGCTGGCCATCAGCGACCTGCACGTCCGCCACGACGAGAACAAGAAGGTCGTCGACGGCCTGCGCCCGGAGACGGAACACGACTGGCTGCTGCTCGCCGGGGACGTCAGCGAGTCCACCGTCGACTTCGAGGAGACCCTCCGGCTGCTGAGCGACCGGTTCGCCAAGGTGATCTGGGCGCCCGGCAACCACGAACTGTGGACCACCGCCGCCGACCCGGTCCAACTGCGCGGCCAGGCCCGCTACGACCACCTCGTCGCGATCTGCCGACGCCTGGGCGTCACCACCCCCGAGGACCCCTACCCGGTGTGGGAGGGCGCCGGCGGCCCCGTAGCGATCGCCCCGCTCTTCCTGCTGTACGACTACACGTTCCGGCCCGCCGGAGCCCGCACCCGGCAGGAGGCCATGGACATCGCCGAGCGGGCCGGGGTCGTCTGCACGGACGAGTTCTACCTGCACCCCGACCCCTACCCCAGCCGCCAGGCATGGTCCCGGGCACGCGTCGCGCACACCGCCGCGCGGCTCGCCGAGATCCCGGACCACCTGCCGACCGTGCTGGTCAACCACTATCCGCTGGTCCGCGAACCCACCCGCGTCCTGCGGTTCCCCGAGTTCGCGCTGTGGTGCGGAACCGAGGCCACCGAGGACTGGCCCGTCCGCTTCCGGGCGGCGGCCGTGGTCTACGGCCACCTGCACATCCCGCGCCTGATCCACCAGGACGGGATCCCCCACCACGAGGTCTCCCTGGGCTATCCGAGGGAATGGAAGCAACGCGCCACCGCCCCGGCGGGCGCCGTACGGATCCTCGCGGAGCGCACATGA
- a CDS encoding 4'-phosphopantetheinyl transferase family protein: MIEELLAPGTAAVESFGDDPGALAELHPEEELLVAGAEDGRRREFATVRRCAREALGKLGVAPAPILRDPKGAPRWPTGFVGAMTHCQGYRAAVVAPAGRVAALGIDAEPNLPLRSRGVADLVTVAGERAWLPELAARHPEVEWERLLFSAKESVYKVWYPLTGRWLDFQDAEITVDPAWSTFHARLLVPGPEVDGVRLDSLDGGWLVRDGLIVTAITLPRPAPRAGAREA; encoded by the coding sequence ATGATCGAGGAACTGCTGGCCCCGGGCACGGCCGCCGTGGAGTCCTTCGGAGACGACCCCGGAGCCCTGGCCGAGCTCCACCCCGAGGAGGAACTCCTCGTCGCGGGCGCCGAGGACGGACGCCGACGGGAGTTCGCGACCGTACGGCGGTGCGCGCGCGAGGCCCTCGGCAAGCTCGGCGTGGCCCCCGCGCCGATCCTGCGCGACCCGAAGGGGGCGCCCCGGTGGCCCACCGGATTCGTCGGCGCGATGACCCACTGCCAGGGCTACCGGGCGGCCGTGGTGGCGCCCGCCGGACGGGTGGCCGCGCTCGGCATCGACGCCGAACCCAACCTGCCGCTGCGCAGCCGGGGCGTCGCGGACCTGGTGACCGTCGCGGGCGAGCGCGCCTGGCTGCCCGAACTCGCCGCCCGCCACCCCGAGGTGGAGTGGGAGCGGCTGCTCTTCAGCGCCAAGGAAAGCGTGTACAAGGTCTGGTACCCGCTGACCGGACGCTGGCTCGACTTCCAGGACGCGGAGATCACGGTCGACCCGGCCTGGTCCACCTTCCACGCCCGGCTCCTGGTACCCGGCCCCGAGGTCGACGGCGTCCGCCTCGACTCCCTCGACGGCGGCTGGCTGGTCCGGGACGGCCTCATCGTCACGGCGATCACGCTGCCCAGACCCGCGCCACGAGCCGGAGCCCGCGAAGCATGA
- a CDS encoding acyl-CoA carboxylase subunit beta: MSIVEEAPTGPPPAATMGSRVAELAELRESVIAGPSEKATEAQRKKGKLTVRDRLELLFDKGTFTEVEAFRRHRATGFGLEDRKPHSDGVVTGYGQVNGRPVFAYAHDFRIFGGALGEAHAQKIHKLMDLAEKAGAPIIGLCDGAGARIQEGVTALAGYGGIFQRNVRNSGVIPQISVIMGPCAGGAAYSPALTDFVFMVRGTSQMFITGPDVVAAVTGEQITQDALGGADVHSSVSGVAHFAYDDEEHCLEDVRHLLSYLPSNNRELPPAEVADDPADRRTEALLDLVPADPNRAYDMHKVIEEIADHGEFFEVHERWAPNIICALTRLGGQVVGIVANQPQNMAGVLDIQSSEKAARFVQLCDAFNIPLVSLVDVPGFLPGVDQEHNGVIRHGAKLLYAYCNATVPRISLVLRKAYGGAYIVMDSRSIGTDIALAWPINEIAVMGAEGAANVVFRREIAASDDPEATRSARIDEYREELMHPYYAAERGLVDDVIDPADTRAALIGALAVLRGKHAPLPSRKHGNQPQ, translated from the coding sequence ATGAGCATCGTCGAGGAAGCGCCGACCGGCCCTCCGCCGGCCGCGACCATGGGGTCGAGGGTGGCGGAGCTCGCCGAACTCCGTGAGTCGGTCATCGCCGGCCCCAGCGAGAAGGCCACCGAGGCACAGCGGAAGAAGGGCAAGCTCACCGTCCGCGACCGCCTGGAACTCCTCTTCGACAAGGGCACGTTCACCGAGGTGGAAGCCTTCCGGCGGCACCGCGCGACCGGGTTCGGCCTGGAGGACAGGAAGCCGCACAGCGACGGCGTGGTCACGGGCTACGGCCAGGTGAACGGCCGACCCGTGTTCGCGTACGCCCACGACTTCCGCATCTTCGGCGGCGCCCTCGGCGAGGCACACGCCCAGAAGATCCACAAACTGATGGACCTCGCCGAGAAGGCCGGGGCGCCGATCATCGGCCTGTGCGACGGCGCGGGCGCCCGCATCCAGGAGGGCGTCACCGCCCTCGCCGGGTACGGCGGCATCTTCCAGCGCAACGTCCGCAACTCCGGTGTGATCCCGCAGATCAGCGTGATCATGGGCCCGTGCGCGGGAGGCGCCGCCTACTCGCCGGCCCTAACCGACTTCGTGTTCATGGTGCGGGGCACCTCGCAGATGTTCATCACCGGCCCCGACGTGGTCGCCGCGGTCACCGGCGAGCAGATCACCCAGGACGCCCTGGGCGGCGCCGACGTGCACTCCTCCGTCTCGGGCGTGGCGCACTTCGCGTACGACGACGAGGAGCACTGCCTGGAGGACGTCCGACACCTGCTCTCCTACCTGCCCTCCAACAACCGGGAACTGCCCCCGGCGGAAGTCGCCGACGACCCGGCCGACCGCCGCACGGAGGCGCTCCTGGACCTGGTGCCGGCCGACCCCAACCGGGCGTACGACATGCACAAGGTCATCGAGGAGATAGCCGACCACGGCGAGTTCTTCGAGGTCCACGAGCGGTGGGCGCCGAACATCATCTGCGCGCTGACCCGCCTCGGCGGCCAGGTCGTCGGCATCGTCGCCAACCAGCCGCAGAACATGGCCGGCGTCCTCGACATCCAGTCGTCGGAGAAGGCCGCCCGGTTCGTCCAACTCTGCGACGCCTTCAACATCCCGCTGGTCAGCCTGGTCGACGTGCCCGGCTTCCTGCCGGGCGTCGACCAGGAGCACAACGGCGTCATCCGCCACGGCGCGAAGCTGCTGTACGCGTACTGCAACGCGACCGTCCCGCGGATCTCGCTCGTCCTGCGCAAGGCCTACGGCGGCGCGTACATCGTCATGGACTCCCGCTCGATCGGCACCGACATCGCGCTCGCCTGGCCGATCAACGAGATCGCCGTGATGGGCGCCGAAGGCGCGGCCAACGTGGTGTTCCGCCGCGAGATCGCCGCCTCCGACGACCCCGAGGCCACCCGCTCGGCGCGCATCGACGAGTACCGCGAGGAACTGATGCACCCGTACTACGCCGCCGAGCGCGGCCTGGTCGACGACGTCATCGACCCGGCCGACACCCGAGCCGCGCTGATCGGCGCCCTCGCGGTACTGCGCGGCAAGCACGCCCCCCTGCCCAGCCGCAAGCACGGCAACCAGCCCCAGTAG
- a CDS encoding NAD(P)H-binding protein, which translates to MTQNSVQNPVLVIGGTGKTGRRVVRRLAESGVPVRSASRSGETRFDWLDETTWGPALDGVSGVYIVQNDSEPRTRELARRAADAGVRRLVLLSARGVDTPGYYGEDPSTSDAFLAGEAAVRESGLAWTVLRPGWFAQNFDEGFFNEGVLSGELRLPAGDGAATWIDVEDIAAVAVAALTEDGHDGQTYELSGPRAVSLPEVLDLIGAATGRKAVYTPLSTPDFIAELGAQGVPAADAAIWAAALYPVQQGFEAKVSDGVRRALGREPRDFADYVATAAESGAWRA; encoded by the coding sequence ATGACTCAGAATTCGGTTCAGAATCCCGTACTCGTCATCGGCGGCACCGGAAAGACCGGCCGCCGGGTGGTGCGCCGGCTCGCGGAAAGCGGAGTTCCGGTCAGGTCCGCCTCGCGCTCGGGTGAAACCCGCTTCGACTGGCTCGACGAGACCACCTGGGGCCCGGCCCTCGACGGCGTGTCCGGCGTGTACATCGTCCAGAACGACAGCGAACCGCGCACCCGCGAGCTCGCCCGGCGTGCCGCCGACGCCGGCGTCCGCCGCCTCGTACTGCTCTCCGCCCGCGGGGTCGACACCCCCGGCTACTACGGCGAGGACCCCTCCACCAGCGACGCCTTCCTCGCCGGCGAGGCGGCCGTCCGCGAATCGGGCCTCGCCTGGACGGTGCTGCGCCCGGGCTGGTTCGCCCAGAACTTCGACGAGGGCTTCTTCAACGAGGGCGTCCTGTCCGGCGAGTTGCGGCTGCCGGCCGGCGACGGCGCCGCGACCTGGATCGACGTCGAGGACATCGCGGCCGTGGCCGTCGCCGCACTGACCGAGGACGGCCACGACGGGCAGACGTACGAACTCTCGGGCCCCCGCGCGGTGTCCCTGCCCGAGGTGCTCGACCTGATCGGGGCGGCGACCGGCCGCAAGGCCGTCTACACGCCGCTCTCCACCCCGGACTTCATCGCGGAACTCGGCGCACAGGGCGTGCCGGCCGCCGACGCCGCGATCTGGGCCGCGGCCCTGTACCCGGTCCAGCAGGGCTTCGAGGCGAAGGTCTCCGACGGGGTGCGGCGCGCCCTGGGCCGGGAGCCGCGCGACTTCGCCGACTACGTCGCGACGGCCGCCGAGTCCGGCGCTTGGCGCGCTTGA